A single region of the Roseivivax sp. THAF197b genome encodes:
- a CDS encoding SH3 domain-containing protein: protein MTCKTRTLTCILAVPAMVGAMASAAFADTPLEVAPAIPASVTESAEPWPVYEGPGIDNDIVARVATDAVVEVSGCLEADPWCAVSGPKFSGWVSQAAIDTGDVTPPAIDVDWENPLLILVDEEVVPEDAVKTE, encoded by the coding sequence ATGACCTGCAAGACACGTACCCTGACCTGCATTCTCGCCGTCCCCGCAATGGTTGGCGCCATGGCATCCGCCGCCTTTGCCGACACCCCGCTCGAAGTGGCACCCGCTATTCCGGCAAGCGTCACGGAAAGCGCCGAGCCATGGCCGGTTTATGAGGGCCCCGGCATCGACAATGACATCGTCGCACGCGTGGCGACGGACGCCGTGGTAGAAGTCTCTGGCTGTCTTGAGGCCGATCCCTGGTGCGCAGTGAGCGGCCCGAAATTCAGCGGCTGGGTTTCGCAAGCGGCGATCGACACGGGCGACGTGACGCCCCCCGCGATCGACGTCGATTGGGAGAACCCGTTGCTCATCCTCGTGGATGAAGAGGTCGTCCCGGAAGACGCGGTTAAGACCGAGTAA
- the argS gene encoding arginine--tRNA ligase: protein MNLFSDIGTLVTDAIGALVADGTLPDGLNLGPVTVEPPRDPAHGDMATNAAMVLAKPAKMKPRDIAEALVPHLAADPRVSEASVAGPGFINLRLADGVWQALPTAILATGPDFGRSAMGQGQKVNVEYVSANPTGPLHVGHTRGAVFGDALASLLDYAGYDVTREYYINDGGAQVDVLARSVYLRYLEAHGQAVAFEDGTYPGDYLIDVGKALKEKVGDAYLDQPEEVWLAEVREFATDAMMALIREDLASLGVEMDHFFSEKSLYGTGKIEAAIEDLRGKGLIYKGVLEPPKGKTPEDWEPREQTLFKSTEYGDDVDRPIMKSDGAWTYFAPDIAYHYDKVSRGFDALIDVFGADHGGYVKRMKAAVAALSQEKTPLDIKLTQLVKLFKNGEPFKMSKRAGTFVTLRDVVDEVGPDVTRFVMLTRKNDAPLDFDFDKVLEQSKDNPVFYVQYAHARVCSVLRKAGEAGIAVDDATLAAADLSGLTHPSEQAVAKKLAEWPRLVEIAARTHEPHRVAFYLYELASELHALWNKGNDVPELRFLQEGDAATSQSKIALARAVAVVIAGGLGILGVNPVEEMR from the coding sequence ATGAACCTCTTTTCCGATATCGGAACCCTTGTCACCGACGCAATCGGCGCGCTTGTCGCGGATGGCACGCTGCCCGATGGGCTGAACCTCGGCCCCGTGACCGTCGAGCCGCCGCGCGATCCCGCCCATGGCGATATGGCGACGAATGCCGCGATGGTGCTCGCAAAGCCCGCCAAGATGAAGCCGCGCGACATCGCCGAGGCGCTGGTGCCGCATCTCGCCGCTGATCCGCGCGTCTCGGAGGCCAGTGTTGCAGGGCCCGGCTTCATCAACCTGCGTCTTGCGGACGGTGTCTGGCAGGCGCTGCCCACGGCGATCCTCGCCACCGGGCCGGATTTCGGACGCTCGGCCATGGGGCAGGGGCAGAAGGTCAACGTGGAATACGTCTCGGCCAATCCGACGGGGCCGTTGCATGTGGGCCATACGCGGGGGGCCGTGTTCGGCGACGCGCTGGCCTCGCTCCTGGATTACGCGGGCTATGACGTCACCCGCGAATATTACATCAACGATGGCGGGGCGCAGGTCGATGTGCTCGCGCGGTCGGTCTACCTGCGCTACCTCGAGGCGCACGGGCAGGCTGTCGCTTTTGAGGATGGCACCTATCCCGGCGATTACCTGATCGATGTCGGCAAGGCGCTGAAGGAGAAGGTGGGCGATGCCTATCTCGACCAGCCCGAAGAGGTCTGGCTCGCGGAGGTGCGCGAATTTGCCACCGACGCGATGATGGCGCTGATCCGGGAGGACCTGGCCTCTCTCGGGGTCGAGATGGATCACTTCTTCTCGGAAAAGTCGCTCTATGGCACCGGCAAGATCGAGGCGGCGATCGAGGATCTGCGCGGTAAGGGCCTGATCTACAAGGGTGTGCTGGAGCCGCCCAAGGGCAAGACGCCCGAGGATTGGGAACCGCGCGAGCAGACGCTCTTCAAATCCACCGAATACGGCGATGACGTCGACCGGCCGATCATGAAATCGGACGGCGCCTGGACCTATTTCGCGCCCGATATCGCCTATCATTACGACAAGGTCAGCCGCGGTTTCGATGCGCTGATCGACGTCTTCGGTGCCGATCACGGCGGTTACGTCAAGCGCATGAAGGCCGCCGTGGCGGCTCTGAGCCAAGAGAAGACGCCGCTCGACATCAAGCTCACGCAGCTCGTGAAGCTCTTCAAGAACGGCGAGCCGTTCAAGATGTCGAAGCGGGCAGGGACCTTCGTGACCCTGCGCGACGTGGTGGACGAGGTGGGCCCCGACGTGACCCGCTTCGTCATGCTGACGCGGAAGAACGATGCGCCTTTGGATTTCGATTTCGACAAGGTGCTGGAGCAGTCGAAGGACAACCCGGTCTTTTACGTGCAATATGCCCATGCGCGGGTCTGTTCGGTGCTGCGCAAGGCCGGTGAGGCCGGGATCGCGGTGGACGATGCCACGCTCGCGGCCGCCGATCTGTCGGGGCTGACGCATCCCTCCGAACAGGCGGTCGCGAAGAAGCTCGCCGAATGGCCGCGCCTCGTCGAGATCGCCGCGCGCACCCATGAGCCGCACCGCGTGGCCTTCTACCTCTATGAACTGGCCTCGGAACTGCACGCGCTCTGGAACAAGGGCAATGACGTGCCGGAGCTGCGTTTCCTGCAGGAGGGCGATGCGGCCACAAGTCAGTCGAAAATCGCCCTCGCGCGGGCTGTCGCGGTTGTCATCGCGGGCGGTTTGGGTATCCTTGGCGTGAACCCGGTCGAGGAAATGCGCTGA
- a CDS encoding ScpA family protein, translating into MTEESQFELQPLSVADRLQAEALIVDVDGFEGPLDLLLTLSRTQKVDLRRISVLDLARQYLAFVEKAKELRIELAADYLVMAAWLAFLKSRLLLPPDPTEEGPSGEELAAHLAFQLERLQAMRDVAARLMARDQKGRDFFARGLPEKMERVRQVKYTATILDLMQAYARTRTRDEFRPFVMDRDRVFTMEMALDRMRGMIGFAGTWTDISSYLPDGWDDDPVRRRSATAATFAASLELVKEGRAELRQSELFAPIELRRREGREQ; encoded by the coding sequence ATGACCGAAGAAAGCCAGTTCGAATTGCAGCCCCTGTCCGTCGCGGACCGCCTGCAGGCGGAGGCGCTGATCGTGGATGTGGACGGGTTCGAGGGGCCGCTTGACCTGCTCCTGACGCTGTCGCGCACACAGAAGGTCGACCTGCGGCGCATCTCGGTGCTGGATCTGGCCCGGCAATACCTGGCCTTCGTGGAGAAGGCCAAGGAGCTCAGGATCGAGCTTGCCGCCGATTATCTGGTCATGGCGGCCTGGCTCGCCTTTCTGAAATCGCGTCTGCTTCTGCCGCCCGATCCCACCGAAGAGGGGCCGTCGGGCGAAGAGCTGGCCGCGCATCTGGCGTTTCAGCTCGAACGGCTTCAGGCCATGCGCGACGTTGCTGCACGGCTTATGGCGCGGGACCAGAAAGGGCGCGATTTCTTCGCCCGCGGTCTGCCCGAGAAGATGGAGCGGGTGCGGCAGGTGAAATACACCGCCACCATCCTGGACCTGATGCAGGCCTATGCGCGCACGCGCACGCGCGACGAGTTTCGCCCCTTCGTGATGGATCGCGACCGCGTCTTCACGATGGAGATGGCGCTCGACCGGATGCGTGGCATGATCGGCTTTGCCGGGACCTGGACCGATATCTCCTCCTACCTGCCCGACGGTTGGGACGATGATCCGGTGCGGCGGCGTTCCGCGACGGCAGCAACCTTCGCGGCCTCGTTGGAGCTGGTGAAGGAAGGCCGCGCGGAGTTGCGCCAATCGGAGCTTTTCGCCCCCATCGAGCTGCGTCGCAGGGAGGGACGGGAGCAATGA
- a CDS encoding 2'-deoxycytidine 5'-triphosphate deaminase, producing MTGVLASQQIETLIETGVIRPDVPLVDGQIQPASLDLRLGHQAIRVRASFLAGKGRRVEDRLAEFEMHRVDLSGGAVLEKGCVYLIPLLEHVALPAGISAIANAKSSTGRLDLLTRTITDEGTEFDRIADGYTGPLYAEICPRSFSVLVRTGMRLNQIRFRNGQSVLDDAALTALHEAETLVGGGPALIRDGLGFSVDLDPGEETDLVGYRAKPHTGVIDLDKIGHYDAREFWEEIRTRDGRIILDPDAFYILVSREAVHIPPAYAAEMAPYLAMVGEFRVHYAGFFDPGFGHAQAGGTGSRGVLEVRCHEAPFVLEHGQIVGRLVYERMDEVPEQLYGREIASNYQGQGLKLSKHFRT from the coding sequence ATGACAGGCGTATTGGCAAGCCAGCAGATCGAGACGCTGATCGAGACGGGCGTGATCCGCCCAGATGTGCCGCTGGTCGACGGACAGATCCAACCCGCGAGCCTCGATCTTAGGCTCGGGCATCAGGCGATCCGCGTCCGCGCCTCCTTCCTTGCGGGCAAGGGACGCCGGGTCGAGGACCGTTTGGCCGAGTTCGAGATGCATCGCGTCGATCTGAGCGGCGGGGCCGTCCTCGAGAAGGGCTGCGTCTATCTGATCCCTCTTCTCGAACATGTCGCCCTGCCCGCGGGCATCTCCGCCATCGCCAATGCCAAAAGCTCGACCGGGCGGCTCGATCTTCTGACCCGCACGATCACGGACGAAGGCACGGAGTTCGACAGGATCGCCGATGGCTATACCGGCCCGCTTTATGCCGAGATCTGCCCGCGCTCCTTCTCTGTTCTCGTGCGCACGGGCATGCGCCTCAATCAGATCCGCTTCCGCAATGGCCAATCGGTGCTCGACGACGCCGCGCTGACCGCGTTGCACGAAGCCGAGACGCTGGTCGGTGGCGGGCCTGCGCTCATTCGCGACGGCTTGGGTTTTTCGGTCGATCTCGATCCCGGCGAGGAGACGGACCTCGTCGGCTATCGGGCCAAGCCGCATACCGGCGTGATCGATCTGGACAAGATCGGCCATTACGACGCGCGCGAATTCTGGGAAGAGATCCGCACTCGCGACGGCCGGATCATCCTCGATCCCGACGCCTTCTACATCCTCGTCAGTCGCGAAGCGGTGCATATTCCCCCCGCCTATGCTGCCGAGATGGCGCCCTATCTGGCCATGGTAGGCGAGTTCCGCGTGCATTATGCGGGTTTCTTCGATCCGGGCTTCGGCCATGCGCAGGCGGGCGGGACCGGCTCACGCGGCGTGCTCGAGGTCCGCTGCCACGAAGCGCCCTTCGTGCTGGAGCATGGCCAGATCGTGGGCCGCCTGGTCTATGAGAGGATGGACGAGGTACCGGAGCAACTCTACGGCCGCGAGATCGCGTCGAACTACCAGGGCCAGGGCCTGAAGCTGTCCAAACATTTCCGGACCTGA
- a CDS encoding sodium:proton antiporter — protein sequence MATPAEAGLSPVMAFALVGALGVGSQWLAWRLRMPAIVLMLVAGLIVGPGLGIVDPGRDFGAILQPMVAIAVAIILFEGGLSLHFSALRDAAIGVRRLVFLGAPLGWAASAAALHYVAGLSWQTSAVFGGIMIVTGPTVIAPLLRQARLRRRPAALLQWEAIVNDPVGALAAVLAFEVVIVLQTATGAAQAVGDLTLGIFVATVLGLAAGWGTARAFQRGYVPEYMKVPVLFVLVLLVFGVSDWVLHEAGLLAVTLMGLWIANVALPSYVEIRRFKEQATVMLVSGVFILLAANMDRETLASLDLRALAFVLVVVLLARPGAVLLSLAFSGMPWAERLLVAFTGPRGVVLVAVAGLFGERLAAIGIEDGARMAPLAFALVAATVVLHGFTLSPMARLLGLTAADRPGVMIVGGSRWSLALAQALKKLDLPVIIVDPNHAHLRGAREAGIETYFGDLLSEDAEHRLDLIRYEHVIAATDNDAYNTLVTTDLGPEFGREKVFQLRRAREDSSRHALPATLGGRPIGANETFYESEARIRDGWEFRSTKLSAEFTLADWRKKNPDAFIVADFGPGGALRFLGPDEEPRDANDVQILMLAPKREERKEAR from the coding sequence ATGGCGACACCCGCGGAGGCTGGCCTCAGCCCGGTGATGGCGTTTGCGCTGGTGGGCGCGCTTGGCGTCGGATCGCAATGGCTGGCATGGCGGCTCAGGATGCCCGCCATCGTGCTGATGCTGGTGGCGGGGCTCATCGTTGGGCCCGGATTGGGCATCGTCGATCCCGGGCGTGATTTCGGAGCCATCTTGCAGCCCATGGTGGCCATCGCCGTCGCGATCATCCTGTTCGAAGGCGGGCTGTCGCTGCATTTCTCGGCCCTGCGGGATGCGGCCATCGGCGTGCGGCGGCTCGTGTTTCTGGGGGCGCCCCTTGGCTGGGCGGCCTCGGCTGCGGCGCTGCATTACGTGGCGGGGCTGTCCTGGCAGACCTCAGCGGTGTTCGGCGGCATCATGATCGTGACAGGGCCCACGGTCATCGCGCCCCTGCTGCGGCAGGCGCGGCTGAGGCGGCGCCCGGCGGCGTTGCTGCAATGGGAGGCCATCGTCAATGATCCGGTCGGCGCGCTAGCGGCAGTTCTGGCCTTCGAGGTGGTGATCGTTCTGCAAACCGCCACGGGGGCGGCGCAGGCCGTGGGCGATCTGACACTCGGCATCTTCGTGGCGACGGTTCTTGGCCTCGCCGCAGGTTGGGGCACGGCGCGGGCGTTCCAGCGCGGTTACGTGCCGGAATACATGAAGGTGCCGGTGCTCTTCGTGCTGGTACTGCTGGTCTTCGGGGTTTCGGACTGGGTGCTGCACGAAGCGGGTCTTCTGGCGGTCACGCTCATGGGCCTCTGGATCGCGAATGTGGCGCTGCCCTCCTACGTGGAGATTCGCCGCTTTAAGGAGCAGGCGACGGTGATGCTCGTCTCGGGCGTGTTCATCCTGCTCGCCGCCAACATGGATCGCGAAACGCTGGCCTCGCTTGATCTGCGCGCGCTGGCCTTCGTTCTGGTTGTGGTGCTTCTGGCGCGGCCCGGTGCGGTGCTTTTGTCGCTGGCCTTCTCGGGCATGCCCTGGGCGGAGCGGCTTCTGGTGGCCTTCACCGGACCGCGCGGCGTCGTTCTGGTCGCCGTGGCGGGGCTTTTCGGGGAGCGGCTGGCCGCTATCGGGATCGAGGACGGCGCGCGCATGGCGCCCCTGGCCTTTGCGTTGGTCGCCGCCACGGTGGTGCTGCACGGCTTCACCCTGTCGCCCATGGCGCGGCTTCTGGGTCTGACGGCGGCCGACCGGCCGGGCGTCATGATCGTCGGCGGTTCGCGCTGGTCGCTGGCCCTGGCGCAAGCGCTGAAAAAGCTCGACCTGCCGGTCATCATCGTCGATCCGAACCATGCGCATCTGCGCGGGGCCCGCGAGGCCGGGATCGAGACCTATTTCGGCGATCTTCTGTCCGAGGATGCCGAGCACCGCCTCGATCTGATCCGCTACGAGCATGTCATCGCCGCGACGGATAACGACGCCTACAACACGCTAGTGACCACCGATCTCGGCCCTGAATTCGGCCGCGAGAAGGTGTTCCAGCTGCGCCGCGCCCGCGAGGATTCGTCGCGTCACGCGCTGCCCGCGACGCTGGGCGGCCGGCCCATCGGCGCAAACGAGACCTTCTACGAATCCGAGGCGCGCATCCGCGACGGCTGGGAATTCCGCAGCACCAAATTGTCCGCGGAATTCACCCTGGCCGATTGGCGCAAAAAGAACCCCGACGCGTTCATCGTTGCGGATTTCGGACCGGGCGGGGCCTTGCGCTTCCTCGGGCCGGACGAGGAGCCGCGCGATGCCAACGACGTGCAGATCCTGATGTTGGCGCCGAAGCGCGAGGAGCGGAAAGAGGCGCGGTAG
- a CDS encoding glycoside hydrolase family 3 N-terminal domain-containing protein, with protein sequence MSRFGAAILAPLGPRLSAEERSFFARENPFGFILFARNVETQDQLLALSAELRDSVGRDAPIFIDQEGGRVQRLRAPLATDWDAPLDFAAHYGDAAREAMYLRYRITAAELRACGIDGNCAPMLDVARPETHRFLKNRCYGSDLPRVLDLGRSVAKAHLDGGVLPVMKHMPGHGLAQLDSHLDLPRIEASATTLMETDFAAFRPFSDLPLGMTAHLVFTEFDDKPATISPRMIRMIREEIGFGGLLMTDDISMEALSGSVAERGAASIAAGCDVVLHCNGRMDEMAPLMDAIGEMDGEAYVRAVAALTARQTPPEVDIAALKAKLDALSPERAG encoded by the coding sequence GTGAGCCGCTTCGGCGCGGCGATCCTGGCCCCGCTGGGCCCGCGCCTGAGCGCCGAGGAGCGTAGCTTCTTCGCACGAGAAAATCCGTTTGGTTTCATCCTCTTCGCGCGCAATGTTGAGACACAGGATCAACTTCTGGCGCTGAGTGCAGAGCTACGCGACAGCGTCGGACGCGACGCGCCGATCTTCATCGATCAGGAAGGCGGACGTGTGCAGCGGCTGCGGGCACCCTTGGCGACGGATTGGGACGCGCCGCTGGATTTCGCCGCGCATTACGGCGATGCGGCGCGCGAGGCGATGTATCTGCGCTACCGCATCACGGCGGCGGAGCTGCGCGCCTGCGGCATCGACGGAAATTGCGCACCGATGCTCGACGTGGCCCGGCCCGAGACCCACAGGTTCCTGAAAAATCGGTGTTATGGCAGTGACTTGCCGCGCGTTCTTGATCTTGGGCGTTCGGTTGCCAAGGCGCATCTCGATGGCGGCGTTCTGCCGGTGATGAAGCATATGCCCGGCCATGGGCTCGCGCAGCTCGACAGTCATCTTGACCTGCCGCGGATCGAGGCCTCGGCGACGACCTTGATGGAGACCGATTTCGCCGCGTTCCGTCCGTTCTCGGACCTGCCGCTTGGCATGACCGCGCATCTGGTCTTTACCGAATTCGACGACAAGCCCGCGACAATCTCGCCCCGGATGATCCGGATGATCCGCGAGGAGATCGGCTTCGGGGGGCTGTTGATGACCGACGACATCTCCATGGAGGCGTTGTCGGGCAGCGTGGCCGAGCGGGGTGCGGCCTCCATCGCGGCGGGCTGCGACGTGGTTTTGCACTGCAATGGCCGTATGGACGAGATGGCCCCGCTCATGGACGCAATCGGCGAGATGGATGGCGAGGCGTATGTGCGCGCCGTGGCCGCCCTGACCGCGCGGCAGACGCCGCCCGAGGTTGACATCGCAGCCCTCAAGGCCAAGCTGGACGCGCTGTCACCAGAGCGCGCAGGATGA
- a CDS encoding SPOR domain-containing protein: MADIYRSGPVSGSAGQSTFATLTHLAGAAMSLALIVGIGVWGTKLIMRDVSGIPVVRATEGPMRIQPDNPGGRPADHQGLAVNDVAGTGVAAPPPSEIRLAPPTAALVSEDVPLGQLGVRPAPRQAAVPESPTLGEGAPEAPATDMPDGVMAEAGQEAEAAVEEEFASATVGVESDPVRAAIDATVEMALEAEGGIARSLRPQTRPSGLRTASLAAPAPVMQAGAKEIDPASLPAGTRLVQLGAYDSVETARSEWSRFETRFEDYLTGKDRVIEQAASGGKTFYRLRAHGFADLSDARRFCAALVAENADCIPVVTR; encoded by the coding sequence ATGGCAGATATCTACCGTTCGGGCCCCGTATCGGGATCCGCTGGACAGAGTACTTTCGCAACACTGACGCATCTGGCGGGCGCCGCGATGTCGCTTGCGCTGATCGTGGGGATTGGCGTCTGGGGCACGAAGCTCATCATGCGCGACGTGTCGGGCATTCCCGTCGTGCGCGCGACCGAGGGGCCGATGCGCATCCAGCCCGACAATCCCGGCGGACGGCCCGCGGACCATCAGGGTCTTGCAGTGAATGACGTGGCAGGCACGGGCGTTGCAGCCCCGCCGCCGAGCGAGATCCGCCTTGCCCCGCCCACAGCCGCGCTCGTTTCGGAAGACGTGCCCCTGGGTCAGCTTGGCGTGCGCCCGGCACCGCGACAGGCCGCCGTACCCGAAAGCCCGACCCTTGGCGAGGGCGCGCCCGAAGCGCCCGCGACCGACATGCCGGACGGTGTCATGGCCGAAGCCGGGCAGGAGGCTGAAGCGGCCGTCGAAGAGGAATTCGCATCCGCCACCGTCGGAGTCGAAAGCGATCCCGTGCGGGCCGCGATCGATGCAACCGTGGAAATGGCGCTCGAGGCCGAAGGCGGGATCGCCCGTTCGCTTCGTCCGCAGACGCGGCCTTCGGGCTTGCGCACGGCGTCACTGGCTGCGCCCGCCCCGGTCATGCAAGCGGGGGCAAAGGAAATCGATCCTGCAAGCCTGCCTGCGGGCACCCGCCTTGTGCAGCTCGGCGCCTATGACAGCGTCGAGACCGCGCGCAGTGAATGGTCCCGCTTCGAGACCCGGTTTGAGGATTACCTCACCGGCAAGGACCGCGTGATCGAGCAGGCCGCATCGGGGGGCAAGACCTTCTACCGTCTGCGCGCGCATGGCTTTGCGGATCTGTCGGATGCGCGCCGCTTCTGCGCGGCGCTCGTCGCGGAAAACGCCGATTGCATCCCGGTGGTGACGCGGTGA
- the scpB gene encoding SMC-Scp complex subunit ScpB, translating to MSDQPDTADEADDAVEDSLFEAPPMGEQERMVEAILFATAEPQTVKDLNDRMPFGCDAAEALVYLQKRYEGRGVRVVRVGDAWAIRTAPDLGFLMRKETVETRKLSRAAIETLAIIAYHQPVTRAEIEEIRGVSVSRGTVDLLIEMEWIRFGRRKMTPGRPVTFVVTQDFLDHFGLENARDLPGLKELRAAGLLESRPPLGSLPGAGEGDVDAEEATDEGQSELFED from the coding sequence ATGAGCGACCAACCGGACACCGCGGATGAGGCCGACGACGCGGTCGAGGACAGCCTGTTCGAAGCGCCGCCCATGGGTGAGCAGGAGCGCATGGTCGAGGCAATTCTCTTTGCCACAGCCGAGCCGCAGACCGTGAAGGACTTGAACGACCGGATGCCGTTTGGCTGCGACGCGGCCGAAGCGCTGGTCTATCTTCAAAAGCGCTACGAGGGGCGGGGCGTGCGCGTGGTGCGCGTGGGCGATGCCTGGGCGATCCGCACCGCGCCCGATCTCGGCTTTCTCATGCGCAAGGAGACGGTGGAGACGCGCAAGCTCAGCCGCGCCGCGATCGAGACGCTGGCGATCATCGCCTATCATCAGCCCGTCACCCGCGCCGAGATCGAGGAGATCCGGGGCGTGTCCGTCAGCCGGGGCACGGTCGATCTGCTGATCGAGATGGAATGGATCCGCTTCGGGCGGCGCAAGATGACACCGGGCCGCCCGGTGACCTTCGTGGTGACGCAGGACTTCCTGGATCATTTCGGGTTGGAGAATGCGCGCGATCTGCCGGGCCTCAAGGAACTGCGCGCGGCGGGCCTTCTGGAGAGCCGTCCGCCGCTTGGCTCCCTTCCCGGGGCGGGCGAGGGCGATGTCGATGCCGAGGAAGCCACCGACGAAGGCCAAAGCGAGCTTTTCGAAGATTGA
- a CDS encoding deoxyguanosinetriphosphate triphosphohydrolase, whose translation MTTAPYACTPAASRGRRHPEEESAFRSCFQRDRDRIIHASAFRRLKHKTQVFVEHEGDFYRTRLTHSIEVAQVARTISNALGLDVDLTEAVALAHDLGHTPFGHTGEDALDALMAPYGGFDHNAQTLRIVTRLERHYAEFDGLNLTWDTLEGIAKHNGPVTGPLPYALAEYDAEHDLELHTHASAEAQVAALSDDVAYNNHDLHDGLRAGLFTEDEIAELPIVRDAYGEVDAAYPALDPYRRRHEALRRVFGIMVSDLIDTSRARLAASGAIGPQDIRDLGRPVIAFSDALWADLKEIRAFLFARMYRAPAVMAQREKVTRAVNALFPIYLEQPEELPGRWQKDVAAAPNRTVLARLVADYIAGMTDRFALQDHARLTGVDVLNDMT comes from the coding sequence GTGACAACGGCCCCCTATGCATGCACGCCCGCCGCCTCGCGCGGTCGGCGCCACCCCGAAGAGGAAAGCGCGTTTCGCTCGTGTTTCCAAAGGGATCGCGACCGGATCATACACGCCTCGGCGTTTCGGCGACTGAAACACAAGACGCAGGTCTTCGTGGAGCATGAGGGCGATTTCTATCGCACCCGGCTCACTCATTCCATCGAGGTGGCGCAGGTGGCGCGCACTATCTCGAACGCGCTTGGGCTTGATGTCGACCTGACGGAGGCGGTGGCACTCGCCCATGACCTGGGCCACACGCCTTTTGGCCATACCGGCGAGGACGCGCTCGACGCGCTGATGGCACCCTATGGTGGGTTTGATCACAATGCGCAGACCTTGCGCATCGTGACGCGGCTCGAACGGCATTACGCGGAATTCGACGGGCTGAACCTGACCTGGGACACGCTTGAGGGGATCGCCAAGCATAACGGCCCGGTCACCGGCCCGCTGCCTTACGCGCTGGCCGAATATGACGCGGAGCATGACCTCGAACTGCACACCCATGCCAGTGCGGAAGCGCAGGTCGCGGCCCTGTCGGATGACGTGGCCTACAACAACCACGATCTGCATGACGGTCTGCGCGCGGGCTTGTTCACCGAGGACGAGATCGCGGAGCTACCCATCGTGCGCGACGCCTACGGCGAGGTCGATGCGGCCTATCCCGCACTCGATCCCTATCGACGGCGGCACGAGGCGTTGCGGCGCGTCTTCGGCATCATGGTCTCGGATCTGATCGACACGTCGCGCGCGCGGCTTGCCGCCTCGGGCGCCATAGGACCGCAGGACATCCGCGATCTGGGCCGCCCGGTCATCGCCTTCTCGGACGCGCTCTGGGCCGACCTGAAGGAAATCCGCGCATTCCTGTTCGCGCGCATGTACCGCGCGCCTGCCGTCATGGCGCAGCGCGAGAAGGTCACCCGCGCGGTCAATGCGCTGTTCCCGATCTACCTCGAACAGCCAGAGGAATTGCCGGGACGCTGGCAGAAAGATGTCGCGGCGGCACCGAACCGGACCGTTCTGGCGCGGCTCGTGGCGGATTACATCGCGGGCATGACGGACCGGTTTGCCTTGCAGGATCATGCACGGCTGACAGGCGTCGACGTCTTGAACGACATGACCTGA
- a CDS encoding iron-sulfur cluster assembly accessory protein has product MHLPPKVTERAFARLAEIGAGDQGQALRVAVEGGGCSGFQYEIKLDAPDTDDIVLEGQGQKVVVDQVSLPFLENAVIDFSDELIGARFVIDNPNVASSCGCGTSFSM; this is encoded by the coding sequence ATGCATCTGCCCCCGAAAGTGACCGAGCGCGCCTTTGCCCGTCTGGCCGAGATCGGCGCGGGCGATCAGGGTCAGGCCCTGCGCGTGGCCGTCGAAGGCGGCGGCTGTTCGGGATTTCAATACGAGATCAAGCTCGACGCGCCCGACACGGACGATATCGTGCTTGAGGGTCAGGGCCAGAAAGTGGTCGTCGATCAGGTGTCGCTGCCCTTTCTGGAGAATGCGGTCATCGATTTCTCGGACGAGCTCATCGGTGCGCGTTTCGTGATCGACAATCCGAACGTGGCCAGCTCCTGCGGTTGCGGTACAAGCTTCTCGATGTAA